In Setaria italica strain Yugu1 chromosome I, Setaria_italica_v2.0, whole genome shotgun sequence, the genomic window ATGGCAATTCTCATCTATCACGGTTTGACACATGCAGATTCCTTGAATTAGCATGCAAGATCGACATCATCTCGTTGACAGCAAAACGTACCTCGTGAGTAAAAGTCCGAACAGGAATGCCGAACGCCCTTGCCAATCCAAAGTCAGCAAGCTTCAATAGGTTGGTACGGCGATCAATCAGCAGGTTCTGCGGCTTCAAATCGCGGTGGAGCACGCGGTGCGAGTGGCAGTACGCGATGCCCCGCAGAATCTGGTAGAGGAAGGACTGCACAAAGAGCAGAGTCTAGCATTACATTTCGTATCATATCTCGCAATTATCACTCACGGCCTCCTCAATGGAGCTACTGTTGTCTGCTTGGAGTAACTTATTACTAGTACGTCAGTTCAATTCAAAGCAGAGCAAAAGGAGATTGAGGAAATGGAGAGGGAATAAGAAGAGTAGTAGCAGGAGAATCTGACCTTGACTATGCGGTGGTTCTTGAAGTCCGGGGATGAGTCCATGTGCTTCTTGAGGTCGAGGTCGAGGTACTCGAAGACGAGGTATATGCACTTGTCGTTGTGCACGACGTCCTGCAGCCTGCACACGCACAGCGACTGACTGAATCAGCAGCTGGCTCTTACCGCGCATGAAGACACACCCGCACACAACCAAGGCCGCGCGCGTGGATCGAGCAGCGGGGGGGCTCTCGAGACGGGAGAGGAAGCGGCAGCGGGGTACCTGACGATGTTGCGGTGGTGCATCTCCTTGAGGAGGGAGATCTCGCGGATGGCGGTGGAGGGGACGCCCTCGTCCTCCTGCTCGAGGCGGATCTTCTTGAGCGCGATCGTCTCGTTGGTGTGACGGTCCTTGGCCTTGTACACCACCCCGTACGTGCCCTCCCCGATCTTCTCCACCTTCTCGTACTGCGCCCACGCCCCGCCATTCCGCCGCATTATTCACCCCCGCATCAACGACGAATATTAGAGGAACCGAGGCGGCAATAGAGCGATCGGAGAGGGGAGGCGGGAGACGTTCACCTGGTCCATGGCGGGGCGATCCGTGCGTCCGCGGTCGGATCGGGCGGCAGGGCGGCCGtgaactggcggcggcggcgaaggggggagggcggaggagggagtggtgtgggtgggtgggggtgtGTGGACTCGCGTGGagccggggcggggcggggttggcttggcttggcttggctgGCCTTGCGATGCGGTGTGGTCGCTGTCATAAATCATAAGGCTCGCGCGGGTATCATCACCAAAATGCCGCGCCGCGAAATTATTTAGCGCACGGGGACGGGGCCACGGGGGCGGCCTGCCAGGTCAGCcgtggggaggggaggaggtgtCATGGACCGCGCGTGCACGGCATAAGTTTCTCCATGCGTATCTTGCCCATGATTTTACTCTCTGAAAAAGGGGGAAAAGGGTACTCCCTCCTGTTCTTAAGAAGCACGATAATACAATATATTGCAAGTCAGAGggcgtttggttacttttgcttatttttagcacgtgtcacatcgaatgttagATATTTAGCGACGCTAAGACCTGGTGGAAANNNNNNNNNNNNNNNNNNNNNNNNNNNNNNNNNNNNNNNNNNNNNNNNNNNNNNNNNNNNNNNNNNNNNNNNNNNNNNNNNNNNNNNNNNNNNNNNNNNNTTATCAGGTTTGATGAGATATATGATGAAAACAATATTTACACCCTCACAAAATTAGAGGCTAACCCCCCCCCAATTTCGTATTTTAGTCTTCCTCCGTGTAAGGAGTCTATCACTAGCAAAAATttattgtagcaacacattgtcaaatcatggactaattaggcttaatagattcgtctcgccgtttagcctccactttatgcaatgggttttgtaaatagtctacgtttaatacttctaattagtatctaaacattcgatgtgaagcagggaaaccaaaccaggcctcaATTCGTTTTTCCAAACGACATGTACATCTGATCGATTTCGGCGTTGTTAGCGTCCGGATGTCCAATGAGAAATTTTTCGTCGCACACTCTGACGAAATATTATTAAAAATTACCTAGTACAACATTAGCGATCGCTGTTTGCAGCATCAAAAATAATGTGTGGAAATAACTACGTCGCTCGACTCttggatagaaaattcccgctgcaacatgaacactatgatTCATGCAACATTTACTGTGAAACATGCAGAAACAATAATTGCAACATTgatgcttaactattgcaacatatgtcgAAGCGTCTAATTTTTTTCGTCTGATTGTAGCATTACTAGACCAATTTTATATTTGATTGAAGATCATTTGTACCGTTCGGAAACGCACGAGAGTCAACGTACACTTAATTCATATGCAAGTGTCACACTCCCGGTCGAGAGTAGGTGTTATTTCGAGAAACTACCACACCTCGATTTTTATAGTATGGTTCTGCAAAGAACATGCTCCTTGTTATGCTTGGAGATATCTTTAATACTCTTGACCAACACTTtgaagggggcgttttcttccactgacttattttt contains:
- the LOC101771773 gene encoding cyclin-dependent kinase A-2 translates to MDQYEKVEKIGEGTYGVVYKAKDRHTNETIALKKIRLEQEDEGVPSTAIREISLLKEMHHRNIVRLQDVVHNDKCIYLVFEYLDLDLKKHMDSSPDFKNHRIVKSFLYQILRGIAYCHSHRVLHRDLKPQNLLIDRRTNLLKLADFGLARAFGIPVRTFTHEVVTLWYRAPEILLGARHYSTPVDVWSVGCIFAEMVNQKPLFPGDSEIDELFKIFRILGTPNEETWPGVASLPDYKSTFPKWPSVDFATVVPTLEPAGIDLLSKMLRLDPSKRINARSALEHEYFKDLEVA